Proteins co-encoded in one uncultured Draconibacterium sp. genomic window:
- a CDS encoding RNA polymerase sigma-70 factor — protein sequence METNQNIKKLLKKISFEEDERSFKHLFDLFAGRLYQFSFSFVKSKSVAEEVVSDVFLKVWINRSELVNIQNIKAYLFKSTYNTSLNYLDEMKRKNAVSLDDLEVDLGVDLICPETELINKELKSIIEQSIEDLPPRCKMIYKLAKVEQMKYKDIGELLDISVKTINHQLSIALKKIGETIKSYLNDKGDSSGFMVLFQLFLLPA from the coding sequence TTGGAAACAAATCAGAACATTAAAAAACTACTAAAAAAAATCTCCTTTGAAGAAGATGAACGTTCTTTTAAACATCTGTTTGATTTATTTGCCGGGCGTTTGTACCAGTTTTCATTTTCTTTTGTAAAAAGCAAATCGGTGGCAGAAGAAGTTGTATCTGATGTGTTTTTAAAGGTCTGGATCAATCGATCGGAGCTAGTGAATATTCAAAATATCAAAGCATATCTTTTTAAATCGACTTACAACACCTCACTCAATTATCTCGATGAAATGAAAAGGAAAAATGCAGTTTCATTGGACGACTTGGAGGTTGATTTGGGAGTTGACCTCATTTGCCCCGAAACTGAATTGATCAACAAAGAATTAAAATCTATTATTGAACAATCGATCGAAGATTTACCTCCCCGTTGTAAAATGATATATAAATTGGCTAAGGTAGAGCAGATGAAATATAAGGATATAGGTGAGTTGCTCGATATTTCTGTAAAAACCATTAACCACCAGTTGTCAATTGCGCTCAAAAAAATTGGAGAGACAATAAAAAGTTACCTTAATGATAAAGGAGATAGTTCTGGTTTTATGGTACTTTTCCAACTGTTCTTACTTCCAGCTTAA
- a CDS encoding sulfatase, with the protein MYQYIRFLITAIVGVIFFQLNGDAQNDKPNILWITSEDNSPFLGCYGDAFATTPTLDKLAAEGFRYTNAYANCPVCSPARNTIITGVYAASNGNEQMRSAYPKSDSVIPYPELLKKAGYYITNNVKTDYNYDGDWEGMWDECSNTAHWKNAPDGKPFFAIFNLMTTHESQIFPFTPEAELRHKPEDVVLPPHHPDTREMRHDWAQYYDKMEDMDAQVGDLLKELEESGLADNTIVFYYADHGGVLARSKRYIFETGTWVPFIVRIPEKYKSFFPAENPGDAVNRNISFVDLAPTLLSIIGQEKPDYMQGNAFLGNAVEAEPEYIHMTRSRMDERIDMSRAVRDKKYRYIRNYMPFRIYLQHLAFLFNARSAQSWEDYYLAGKCNDLQSMAFQTKPVEELYDTENDPNELNNLANIPAYKKVLERMRKENYRWMKEIRDVALIPELEYEERAGDGSMYDYMRSVDCPFDELLAAAQLATQPGNGAIQEYIELLKNDDSALRYWGVTGLLIHRENAKAALSALKAAADEDATATAVLIGETLYHLGEKELAERIFLRILKDEKSTMHERNWVLNSIDAVDFRSTQLEKWIKNFYDTNIGSAKGFAIYAKYDVSMCKTILEKWQVIEKPTEDFSF; encoded by the coding sequence ATGTATCAATATATTAGATTTCTAATAACTGCAATTGTTGGAGTTATATTTTTCCAACTAAATGGAGATGCCCAAAATGACAAGCCTAACATTTTGTGGATTACCAGCGAAGATAACAGCCCATTTTTAGGGTGCTACGGCGATGCCTTTGCTACAACACCAACCCTGGATAAACTGGCTGCTGAAGGATTCCGCTATACCAATGCTTATGCAAATTGTCCGGTTTGTTCTCCGGCAAGAAACACAATTATTACCGGTGTTTATGCTGCATCAAACGGAAATGAGCAGATGCGTAGTGCTTATCCGAAATCGGATTCGGTAATTCCGTATCCCGAGCTCTTAAAAAAAGCCGGTTATTATATTACAAATAATGTAAAAACCGATTACAACTACGATGGCGACTGGGAAGGAATGTGGGACGAGTGCAGTAACACTGCGCATTGGAAAAATGCACCCGACGGAAAACCGTTTTTTGCCATTTTCAACCTGATGACTACCCATGAAAGCCAGATTTTTCCTTTCACTCCTGAAGCAGAATTGAGACACAAACCGGAAGACGTGGTTTTACCTCCGCATCATCCTGATACCAGGGAAATGCGTCATGACTGGGCGCAGTATTACGACAAAATGGAGGACATGGATGCCCAGGTAGGCGACTTGCTAAAAGAACTGGAAGAGAGTGGACTGGCCGATAATACCATTGTTTTTTATTATGCCGACCACGGAGGAGTGTTGGCACGCAGTAAACGATATATTTTTGAAACCGGAACGTGGGTGCCGTTTATCGTTCGCATTCCTGAAAAGTACAAGAGCTTTTTTCCGGCAGAAAACCCGGGAGATGCTGTGAATCGTAACATTAGTTTTGTTGATCTTGCACCAACTTTACTCAGTATTATCGGACAAGAAAAACCGGATTACATGCAGGGTAATGCTTTTTTGGGCAATGCGGTTGAAGCGGAACCAGAATACATTCATATGACTCGCAGCAGGATGGACGAACGTATTGACATGAGTCGGGCGGTTAGGGATAAAAAATACCGTTACATTCGAAACTACATGCCATTCCGAATTTATCTGCAGCATTTGGCTTTCTTATTCAATGCACGTTCAGCCCAATCGTGGGAAGATTATTATCTGGCAGGTAAATGCAACGATTTACAAAGTATGGCCTTTCAAACTAAACCGGTTGAGGAATTATACGATACTGAAAACGATCCGAATGAACTGAACAATCTTGCCAACATTCCGGCTTATAAAAAAGTGTTGGAGCGCATGCGGAAAGAGAATTATCGTTGGATGAAAGAAATCAGAGATGTAGCGCTGATTCCAGAGCTTGAATATGAAGAAAGGGCAGGAGATGGATCGATGTATGATTATATGCGGTCGGTGGATTGTCCGTTTGATGAATTATTAGCAGCAGCACAATTAGCAACACAACCTGGAAACGGAGCAATTCAAGAATACATTGAATTACTGAAGAATGATGATTCAGCACTGCGATACTGGGGAGTAACCGGCTTGCTTATTCATCGCGAAAATGCCAAAGCAGCTTTATCTGCATTAAAAGCAGCAGCAGATGAAGATGCTACAGCAACTGCCGTTTTAATCGGTGAAACATTATATCACTTAGGAGAGAAAGAATTGGCTGAAAGGATCTTTCTGCGCATTCTGAAGGATGAAAAAAGTACCATGCACGAACGGAACTGGGTTTTAAACAGTATTGATGCGGTTGATTTCAGGTCAACTCAGCTTGAGAAGTGGATCAAAAACTTTTATGACACAAATATTGGATCGGCAAAAGGATTTGCAATTTATGCAAAATACGACGTCTCGATGTGCAAGACCATATTAGAGAAATGGCAGGTGATTGAAAAACCAACGGAGGATTTTTCCTTTTGA
- a CDS encoding TonB-dependent receptor, with the protein MKKFRLQRGRHMLSRLKKLLLMAKLTTLLILISFMQISAKVSAQAGKLDLKVKNASIFEVFEEIEDNSEYRFFYDNDQVDLRKKVSINTKQEQISSILKELFKGTDLTYQVKDQLILVQSKYSNVNINNTQQENTVSGTVTDASGGALPGVTVVIKGTTKGTTTDTDGKYSFPNVPDNATLVFSFVGMATQEIPVSGKAVINVELVGDAIGLEEVVAVGYGVQKRSSLTGAISTVGNTIVKSKPVTTISSALQGELPGMVVTRRGGQPGREGYSLRIRDFTSLNGGNTPLILIDGIEGEIDMLNPDDIETISVLKDAAASIYGSRAAGGVILITTKSGKKGKTTIEYKGSITIKTPQDTWNQPTIRQYAEMHREAEMNEGRANPWWFPNEKYDKLINGTGVGGVDIWAQDLNAPNPRFYFYEESDIKDNLFSNSISYNHSVSLSGGSDKAKYYLSGAYNKDEGFFKIDNNISEKFNLNLNYSYQVTDWLDLEARVYVEKREIDEPYETNQALDRYPNLNPMPPTFTPSGKYYQWQGFVNPVQLIDEGGRVYNTRNVEGINFKANIKFTKDLKFISQIGIKQLYVNQKGEIPTYTSYHWDDKVNIVFNKSNRFNALNQERTYQNYTNYLNYDKNITEDHHIAVTLGTSFENDDWYEFSAYRRGLVSNEVFALSLGDAEEQYNTDRGAEWTILSYFGRFNYDYKGKYLVEANWRRDGSSKFHPDKRWGNFGGLSLGWRLSEESFIKNLNLFDNLKLRASYGELGNQAVASTYNYIQTINIGGFYPFGASSQPAGASLGALPATQATWETIATKNIGVEFAVLRNRLVGTFDVYEKINKDMLVAEAFPELLGATAPKVNSGELKINGWELSLGWKDRIGDFTYFVNGNLFDSKNLVTKKGGDDNYVQGMNNARLGYPINSYFGYEFDGIIKTQEQLTAYKQLGSINTQLDLGDVMFKDVDGNGRIDPYGDADDEGDLVYLGNTSPRYNFGGNIGGEYKNFDFSVAFQGVGKRILYNGSIRALPYEGSRSRWHKPNAMYWNSGFAVEMKDENGRVIVEARDSDMPRLTLGPTNSWNWRHSKLRAWNGAYLRFKNIILGYTIPKELTSKLKIESVRLYFNGSDLFTIHNVPGGYDPEQNNDYNVYPYSKNYIFGIQVKL; encoded by the coding sequence ATGAAAAAATTTAGATTACAGCGGGGGAGGCATATGCTCTCTCGTCTAAAAAAATTATTACTCATGGCTAAACTAACAACTCTACTAATTCTAATCAGTTTTATGCAGATTTCTGCCAAGGTATCTGCCCAGGCAGGAAAACTTGATTTGAAGGTAAAAAACGCTTCAATATTCGAAGTATTTGAGGAAATTGAGGACAATAGCGAATACCGTTTTTTTTATGACAACGATCAGGTCGATTTGAGGAAGAAAGTCTCGATAAATACCAAACAAGAGCAGATATCCTCCATATTAAAAGAACTGTTTAAAGGAACTGATTTAACCTATCAGGTAAAAGATCAGTTGATTTTGGTCCAGTCTAAATATTCAAATGTTAATATCAATAATACCCAACAAGAAAATACTGTTTCCGGAACTGTAACCGACGCCTCCGGAGGAGCGCTTCCTGGCGTTACAGTAGTAATAAAAGGAACCACAAAAGGAACCACTACCGACACCGACGGAAAGTACTCGTTTCCCAATGTACCAGACAATGCAACTCTTGTTTTTTCTTTTGTTGGGATGGCCACACAGGAAATTCCTGTTTCCGGGAAGGCTGTGATAAATGTTGAATTGGTGGGAGATGCTATTGGGCTTGAAGAAGTTGTAGCAGTTGGTTATGGTGTGCAAAAAAGATCTTCATTAACTGGAGCTATTTCTACTGTTGGTAATACAATTGTAAAATCCAAACCAGTAACAACTATTTCAAGTGCTCTTCAAGGCGAACTCCCTGGTATGGTGGTTACTCGTAGAGGAGGACAACCAGGTAGAGAAGGGTATTCCTTAAGAATCCGTGACTTCACATCTTTGAATGGAGGAAATACTCCTTTAATCCTTATTGATGGAATAGAAGGTGAGATTGACATGCTGAATCCAGACGATATTGAGACAATCTCTGTATTGAAAGATGCGGCCGCATCTATTTATGGTTCCCGGGCTGCCGGAGGTGTTATATTAATAACCACAAAGTCAGGGAAGAAAGGTAAGACAACGATAGAGTATAAAGGAAGTATTACCATTAAAACCCCACAGGATACATGGAATCAGCCTACTATCAGGCAATATGCAGAGATGCACCGTGAGGCAGAAATGAATGAGGGACGTGCAAATCCATGGTGGTTTCCGAATGAAAAGTACGATAAATTAATAAATGGAACAGGTGTAGGTGGAGTTGATATATGGGCTCAGGATTTAAATGCTCCTAATCCCAGGTTCTATTTTTACGAAGAGTCTGACATCAAAGATAATTTGTTCAGTAATAGTATTAGTTATAACCACTCAGTTAGTTTGAGCGGAGGCAGTGATAAAGCAAAATATTATTTGTCAGGTGCATATAACAAGGATGAAGGTTTTTTCAAAATTGATAATAATATTAGTGAAAAATTCAATTTAAATCTGAATTACAGTTATCAGGTAACAGACTGGTTGGATCTGGAAGCCCGTGTATATGTTGAGAAAAGAGAGATTGATGAACCCTATGAAACAAACCAAGCACTGGATCGTTATCCTAATTTAAACCCGATGCCTCCAACATTTACTCCTTCAGGTAAATATTATCAATGGCAGGGATTTGTAAATCCTGTTCAATTGATTGATGAAGGTGGAAGAGTATATAATACCCGGAATGTTGAAGGAATTAATTTTAAGGCGAACATCAAATTCACAAAGGATTTAAAATTCATTAGTCAAATTGGTATTAAGCAGCTATATGTAAATCAAAAGGGTGAAATACCGACCTATACATCTTATCATTGGGATGATAAAGTGAATATTGTTTTTAATAAATCAAACCGTTTTAATGCGTTAAATCAGGAACGGACTTATCAGAATTATACTAATTATTTGAATTATGACAAGAATATAACTGAGGATCACCATATTGCTGTTACGTTGGGAACGTCATTTGAGAATGATGATTGGTATGAATTTTCTGCTTACAGAAGAGGTTTAGTTAGTAACGAAGTTTTTGCCTTAAGCCTTGGTGATGCAGAAGAACAATACAATACTGACCGGGGAGCAGAATGGACTATCTTATCGTATTTCGGAAGATTTAATTACGACTATAAGGGTAAATACCTTGTTGAAGCTAATTGGAGGAGGGATGGTTCTTCCAAATTTCATCCTGATAAAAGATGGGGTAATTTTGGTGGACTTTCTTTGGGATGGAGATTATCAGAAGAAAGCTTTATTAAAAACCTAAATTTATTTGATAATCTAAAGCTTAGAGCCTCGTATGGCGAGTTGGGAAATCAGGCGGTTGCAAGTACCTATAACTACATACAAACAATTAACATTGGGGGGTTTTATCCTTTTGGTGCTTCAAGTCAGCCAGCCGGAGCTTCATTAGGTGCCTTACCTGCAACACAAGCAACCTGGGAAACAATAGCAACCAAAAATATTGGTGTCGAGTTTGCGGTTCTCCGAAATCGTTTGGTAGGTACATTTGATGTGTATGAGAAAATAAATAAAGACATGCTTGTTGCCGAAGCTTTTCCAGAATTATTAGGTGCAACGGCACCTAAAGTAAATTCGGGAGAGTTAAAAATTAATGGTTGGGAGCTATCATTGGGATGGAAAGATCGAATAGGTGATTTTACATATTTTGTTAACGGTAATTTATTCGACAGCAAAAATTTAGTCACTAAAAAAGGTGGTGATGACAATTATGTTCAAGGTATGAATAATGCCAGATTAGGCTATCCGATTAATAGTTATTTTGGATATGAATTTGATGGAATTATCAAAACACAGGAACAGCTTACTGCTTATAAACAACTTGGAAGTATAAATACCCAACTTGACCTGGGAGATGTGATGTTTAAGGATGTAGATGGGAACGGGAGAATTGATCCGTATGGTGATGCAGATGATGAAGGCGACCTTGTCTATTTAGGGAATACATCGCCTCGTTACAATTTTGGAGGTAATATAGGTGGAGAATATAAAAACTTTGACTTCTCTGTTGCATTTCAGGGAGTTGGCAAGCGAATTTTATACAATGGCTCAATCAGGGCATTACCTTATGAAGGTAGTCGATCAAGATGGCATAAACCCAATGCGATGTATTGGAATTCAGGATTTGCAGTTGAAATGAAAGATGAAAATGGACGTGTTATTGTTGAGGCTCGGGATTCAGATATGCCTAGGTTAACACTTGGTCCAACAAATTCATGGAACTGGCGACATTCGAAATTGAGAGCATGGAATGGGGCATATTTGAGGTTTAAAAATATTATTTTAGGATATACTATTCCTAAAGAGTTGACAAGTAAATTAAAAATAGAAAGTGTCCGCTTGTATTTCAACGGAAGCGATTTGTTTACGATCCACAATGTGCCTGGAGGCTATGACCCGGAGCAAAATAATGATTATAATGTTTATCCTTATTCCAAGAATTACATTTTTGGAATTCAAGTAAAACTCTAA
- a CDS encoding RagB/SusD family nutrient uptake outer membrane protein yields the protein MKSRLILIYFSIIFVAFACTDNLDLFPKTAVSDGSFWNSEDDYELAVNSLYNTLPGRSIDLDSDTQHAENDNAISSGTNLVKESENDWNDNYSRIRSSTYIIEKAKENEEVDASRYVAEARFFRAFYYYNLLVRYGGVPIIDKVLNTDSEELYSSRASRKELVSFIIDDLELAEKDLPLRSHLTSSDEIGRITKGAANALMAKVALFEATWSKYNGGGSDVNALLTIAKSASKAVISSNEFELLNRYGSESYRHLFMDPDADDNSLGVKPEQILAKRFREEVRTNTFAQDIQLKGSPTKKLMDMYLCVDGLPIDKSPLFKGYGGVDSEFDNRDLRMNNSVGRIGDYVWRHDGAELLVANKGFFVSTTTGYRLWKYQTEGESRLNRKDYNDQEIIRYAEVLLIYAEASYELAGSITDSELNESINLLRQRAEVHELSNGFVSTNNLNMLEEIRRERTVELAMEGERLLDLKRWGIAVEELSKEVLGIQYDNSAWKDVTDNNGNPIKISDLTSFGTNEDGFVIVQPKSSRTFSERNYLFPIPLQEIQLNENLTQNPNW from the coding sequence ATGAAATCAAGACTAATATTAATATACTTTTCCATAATATTCGTAGCTTTTGCGTGTACGGATAATTTGGACTTATTCCCAAAAACAGCAGTTTCAGATGGTTCATTTTGGAATAGCGAGGATGATTACGAGTTAGCTGTTAATAGCCTGTATAATACATTGCCAGGCCGTTCTATTGATCTGGATTCCGATACTCAGCATGCTGAAAACGACAATGCTATAAGTAGTGGAACCAATTTAGTAAAAGAAAGTGAGAATGATTGGAATGATAATTACTCCAGGATCAGGTCGAGTACTTACATCATTGAAAAGGCGAAAGAAAATGAGGAAGTAGATGCCAGCAGATATGTTGCTGAAGCCCGCTTTTTCAGAGCATTTTATTATTATAATCTTCTTGTTAGGTACGGTGGAGTGCCAATTATTGATAAAGTGCTGAATACAGATTCAGAGGAATTGTACAGTTCCAGGGCATCACGCAAAGAGCTGGTAAGTTTTATTATTGATGATTTAGAATTGGCAGAGAAAGATTTGCCTCTTCGAAGTCACTTGACTAGTAGTGATGAAATCGGTCGTATCACTAAAGGGGCTGCCAATGCGCTAATGGCAAAAGTTGCTTTGTTTGAAGCAACATGGAGCAAATATAACGGTGGAGGTTCAGATGTTAATGCATTACTTACTATTGCTAAAAGTGCATCGAAAGCTGTAATAAGCAGTAATGAATTTGAATTGCTGAATAGATATGGTTCAGAAAGCTACCGCCATTTATTTATGGATCCGGATGCAGATGACAACAGTCTCGGAGTTAAACCAGAACAAATTCTAGCTAAACGGTTTCGCGAAGAAGTACGTACAAATACTTTTGCTCAAGATATTCAACTGAAAGGTAGTCCAACAAAAAAATTGATGGATATGTATTTATGTGTAGATGGATTACCAATAGATAAATCGCCACTATTTAAAGGGTATGGAGGTGTGGATAGCGAATTTGATAATCGTGATCTTCGAATGAATAATTCAGTTGGTAGAATTGGTGATTATGTATGGCGCCATGACGGAGCCGAATTATTGGTTGCTAACAAGGGGTTCTTTGTGTCAACAACAACTGGCTACAGACTTTGGAAATACCAAACAGAAGGCGAATCCAGACTTAATCGTAAAGACTATAATGATCAAGAAATAATTCGTTATGCTGAAGTTCTTTTAATTTATGCAGAGGCATCTTATGAATTAGCTGGATCGATAACAGATTCTGAATTAAATGAAAGTATTAATTTACTTCGACAAAGAGCTGAGGTACATGAATTAAGTAATGGTTTTGTTAGCACAAATAATTTGAATATGCTTGAAGAGATTCGAAGAGAAAGAACTGTTGAATTGGCTATGGAAGGAGAACGATTGCTTGATTTGAAACGATGGGGAATAGCTGTAGAAGAATTAAGTAAAGAAGTATTGGGAATCCAATATGATAATTCGGCATGGAAAGATGTGACTGATAATAATGGTAATCCAATTAAAATATCTGATTTAACTTCATTTGGTACAAATGAAGATGGATTTGTTATTGTACAGCCAAAATCATCCAGAACTTTCTCAGAAAGAAATTATCTTTTTCCAATTCCACTTCAGGAAATTCAGTTAAACGAGAACCTTACTCAAAATCCAAATTGGTAA
- a CDS encoding FecR domain-containing protein yields the protein MDKEKVWENIANKVAGEVNEADEQVFQEWIASDPANKKVFDRLLQVWQYNPKQIHDNSAIYRKYLQRKHQFGKQKIVTPFVYYALRISAIFFFLITTTFVIQTILTSLNKEIVYQEIAVPKGSRSHFNLPDGTKVWLSNNSSIRYPSEFSGDFRELEMEGEAYFDVKHNSKKPFIVNIGNNRIKVLGTQFSVTAYPDDNIVRADLVKGSIQFDIANSKNGFNSYIIKPLHSLVLDRTSGKLYESMIPDGFYDYWQKGIYQFRNETLEDLAMKIDRIYNTQIVFENETLKTKRFSGTISINDNIFTFIEAIKSTSVEPIIYHYEKNKLYINFKE from the coding sequence ATGGACAAGGAAAAGGTTTGGGAAAATATAGCTAACAAGGTTGCTGGGGAAGTAAATGAAGCTGATGAACAAGTGTTTCAGGAATGGATAGCCAGCGATCCTGCAAATAAAAAGGTTTTCGACCGCCTGTTACAAGTCTGGCAATACAATCCCAAACAAATTCACGATAATTCAGCGATTTACCGGAAATATCTTCAACGGAAACATCAGTTTGGTAAACAAAAAATAGTAACTCCTTTTGTTTACTACGCTTTGCGCATATCAGCGATATTCTTTTTTCTAATTACAACTACTTTTGTCATTCAAACCATTTTAACATCCTTAAACAAAGAAATTGTATATCAGGAGATAGCCGTCCCAAAAGGAAGCCGTTCGCATTTTAATTTGCCCGATGGAACTAAAGTCTGGTTATCAAATAATTCGAGCATACGATACCCTTCTGAATTTAGTGGAGATTTCCGAGAACTTGAAATGGAAGGGGAAGCCTATTTTGATGTAAAACACAATAGCAAAAAACCTTTTATTGTTAATATTGGTAACAACAGAATTAAAGTATTGGGTACCCAATTTTCTGTAACAGCTTACCCCGACGATAATATTGTACGCGCCGATCTGGTAAAAGGAAGTATTCAATTTGATATCGCAAATAGTAAAAATGGTTTTAACTCTTATATCATAAAACCATTACATAGTTTAGTTTTAGATAGAACATCCGGGAAGCTTTATGAATCAATGATCCCGGATGGCTTCTATGATTATTGGCAGAAAGGTATTTATCAGTTCAGGAACGAAACACTGGAAGATCTGGCCATGAAAATTGACAGGATTTACAATACGCAGATTGTATTTGAAAATGAAACCCTTAAAACAAAACGGTTTAGCGGAACAATAAGTATCAACGACAACATCTTTACTTTTATTGAAGCGATAAAAAGCACTTCAGTAGAACCAATAATCTATCATTACGAAAAAAACAAACTGTATATAAACTTTAAAGAATAA
- a CDS encoding arylsulfatase has protein sequence MRYFSLFILFGFFIFFYSCKQEKTNSPNVIYILTDDLGYGDLSCYGQKKLSTPNIDRLANEGMLFTNHYSGNTVCSPSRAVLMTGQAPGHVHCRGNMPTEKMGALDSTMVTLPRLFKNAGYATGAFGKWGLGITSNEGEENPLTHGFDHFTGWKSQTIAHTYYPSSIVRDGQEIPLDSGTYVHDFIMEDAFNFIRESVKENKPFFCYIPTAIPHAAMHAPKELHEKWRKKLPQFDDKIGRYGAGPGEVCPPVQNPIAGFGAMMEHLDDQVGELLSLLKQMGIDDNTLVMFSSDNGSHHEGGHDPEYWDSNGPLRGHKRDMYEGGLRAPFLARWPNVIKQGTSSDLPSAFWDMLPTMADIIDQEKPVQTNGISFLPTLKGESGQEEHNYLYWEFRQGNHQFVKGKAIRLGDWKAVINYPGSSNEQSLPGEIELYDLSTDLGEEHNIADQHPEIIKKVESVLLNY, from the coding sequence ATGAGGTATTTTTCCCTATTTATTCTTTTCGGCTTTTTCATATTTTTCTACTCCTGCAAACAAGAAAAGACAAATTCTCCAAATGTTATTTATATCCTTACCGATGATCTGGGGTATGGTGATTTGTCCTGTTATGGACAAAAGAAACTATCAACTCCCAATATCGATCGGCTTGCAAATGAAGGTATGCTCTTTACCAATCATTATTCCGGAAATACAGTTTGTTCCCCATCAAGGGCGGTATTAATGACAGGTCAGGCTCCCGGCCATGTTCATTGCAGGGGAAATATGCCAACCGAGAAAATGGGGGCACTGGACTCAACCATGGTAACTTTACCCCGCTTATTTAAAAATGCCGGCTACGCAACCGGGGCTTTTGGCAAATGGGGACTGGGAATAACGAGTAACGAAGGAGAGGAGAATCCTTTAACTCATGGTTTTGACCACTTTACCGGCTGGAAAAGCCAGACGATTGCGCATACCTATTATCCGTCGTCTATTGTTAGGGATGGTCAGGAGATTCCTTTGGATTCCGGAACTTATGTGCACGATTTCATCATGGAGGATGCTTTTAATTTTATCAGGGAGAGTGTAAAGGAAAATAAGCCGTTTTTCTGTTATATCCCAACTGCAATACCACATGCTGCCATGCACGCCCCAAAAGAACTGCATGAAAAATGGCGAAAGAAATTACCTCAATTTGATGATAAAATTGGCAGATATGGCGCCGGTCCGGGAGAGGTTTGTCCGCCTGTACAAAATCCAATTGCGGGTTTTGGTGCCATGATGGAACATCTGGATGATCAGGTTGGAGAATTACTGTCGCTTTTAAAGCAAATGGGAATTGATGATAATACTCTGGTCATGTTTTCAAGCGATAATGGTTCTCATCACGAAGGAGGGCATGACCCGGAATACTGGGATTCCAATGGCCCGTTAAGAGGGCACAAACGCGATATGTATGAAGGAGGGTTAAGGGCACCGTTTTTAGCCCGTTGGCCAAATGTAATTAAGCAGGGGACAAGCTCTGATTTGCCAAGCGCTTTTTGGGATATGCTTCCTACGATGGCAGATATTATTGACCAGGAAAAACCCGTGCAAACCAATGGAATCTCATTTCTTCCTACATTAAAAGGCGAAAGCGGGCAGGAAGAACATAACTATTTGTACTGGGAATTCCGGCAGGGAAATCATCAATTCGTTAAAGGGAAAGCAATCCGGTTAGGAGATTGGAAAGCAGTGATTAATTATCCAGGATCTTCAAATGAGCAAAGTCTTCCGGGGGAGATAGAACTTTACGATTTAAGCACCGATTTAGGAGAAGAGCACAATATTGCAGATCAGCACCCTGAAATTATTAAGAAAGTAGAATCTGTGCTGTTGAACTATTAA